The DNA sequence CGCCACGGCTTGCTGCTTACCATTTTGCCCGTTCTCTTCTTTGGCCACCCTACCACCCATGAGCCGCTTCCATTCCCTCGCTGTTAAAAGTATTACCCGCGAAACGCCCGACTGCGTGAGCGTATCATTCGACGTGCCCGCCGAGCTGCGCGAAGCCTTTAGCTACGTGCCGGGCCAGTACCTCACACTGCGCCGCACCCACGGCGGCGAGGAGTTACGCCGCTCCTACTCGCTGTGCAGCAGCCCCTTGGACGACGAATGGCGCGTGGCCATCAAGCGCGTGCCGGGCGGCCGGTTTTCCAACCTGGTGGTGGGCGACGACGGCCTGCGCCCCGGCGACCGGCTCGACGTGATGCCGCCGCAGGGCCGTTTCACACCGCCCGCCCTGCGCCCCGAAAATGCCAAGCTATACGTGCTCTTCGCGGCGGGCAGCGGCATCACGCCGGTGTTTTCCATCGCCAAAACCGTGCTCCTCGCCGAGCCCGACAGCCAGGTGTACTTGGTGTATGGCAACCGCGGCCGCAACTCCATTATATTTAAGGAAGGCATTGAGGCCCTGAAAAATAAGTTCCTGCGCCGCCTGAGCGTGTACCACGTGCTGAGCCGCGAGCAGGGCGACGCCGACCTGCTGTTCGGCCGCATCGACCGCGAGAAAACTACGCAGTTTTTGCAGAAAATCGTGCCCGCGGGGCGCATCGATGAGTGCTTCATTTGCGGGCCCGAGGAGATGATTGTGGGCGTGCGGGAAGCGCTGGCCGACGCCGGCGTGGCCCCGGAAAAAGTCCACTTCGAGCTGTTTGCTACCGGGGCCCCCAAGGCCGCCCAGGGCCCCAGCCGCCCCGCCGGCACCGACGATCAAAAGAGCCAGGTCACCGTGCAGCTCGACGGCCGCGCCTACCGCCTCGATATGTCGTACTACGGCGACACGATTCTCGACGCCGCCCTGGCCGCCGGAGCCGACGCGCCCTACTCTTGCAAAAACGGCATGTGCAGCACCTGCCGCGCCCGCATCACGGAAGGCACCGCGGCGATGGACGTAAACTACTCGTTATCAGAAGATGAAATAGCCCGCGGCTACGTCCTCACGTGCCAGGCCCGACCCACCGCGGCCCAGGTAGCGGTGGATTTCGACCAGTAGCGCGGGGGCGATGCAGCGGCGTCGGTAGCGGGGCCCGGTTCGGGCGGCGGCAACCTAGAATAATTTTCAAGTCAGTGTACAGTCCATACGAACGGCGTGTAGAACGGAGTGGCACTCCGTTTCCGGGCGAACGCCAAACGGAGTGCCACTCCGTTCTACAGCACCAGGTACGCCGATTCAAAAGCCGCTCTGGCTTTACCGCATTCCGCTCGTTATGAATAGCTTCGAAACCATTCTGGTGTTGTTGGCCCTGCTCGCGGCCCTGTCGGTGCTGTTCCAGCGGAGCCGGCTGCCGCAGGCGGTGCTGCTGGTAGCGGCGGGCCTGGCGCTGGGCTTCGTGCCCGGTCTGCCCCCCATCAAGCTGGAACCCGACGTCGTGTTTCTGCTGATTTTGCCGCCGCTGCTCTACTACGCGGGCTTCAACCTCACCTGGCAGGATTTCAACCACTACCGCCGGCCCATTTTGCTGCTGGCCGTAGGGCTGGTGGCGTTCACGACGGTGGCCGTGGCCGTGGTGGCGCACTACTTCCTGCCGGGCTTCGGCTGGCCGCTGGCGTTCGTGCTGGGGGCCATCGTGTCGCCGCCCGATGCCGTGGCGGCCAGCAGCGCCACCCAGGGCCTGGGCCTTCCCAAGAGCGTGAGCGTGACGCTGGAAGGCGAGGGCCTGGTGAACGACGCCACCGCCCTGATTGCCTACCGCTACGCCGTAGCGGCCGTGGTCAGCGGCGGGTTTGTGGCGTGGCGGGCGGGCGGGCAGTTTGTGCTGGTGGCCGGCGGCGGCGTGGCCCTCGGGGTGGCGGCTGGCTACGGCACGGCGTGGCTGCAAGCCCATGTGCGCGAGGCCACGACGGCCACGGTTATTTCGCTGCTGCTGCCGTTTCTGGTGTACTTGCTGGCTGAGCGCTTGGGGACCTCGGGGGTACTGGCGGTAG is a window from the Hymenobacter nivis genome containing:
- the paaE gene encoding 1,2-phenylacetyl-CoA epoxidase subunit PaaE; this translates as MSRFHSLAVKSITRETPDCVSVSFDVPAELREAFSYVPGQYLTLRRTHGGEELRRSYSLCSSPLDDEWRVAIKRVPGGRFSNLVVGDDGLRPGDRLDVMPPQGRFTPPALRPENAKLYVLFAAGSGITPVFSIAKTVLLAEPDSQVYLVYGNRGRNSIIFKEGIEALKNKFLRRLSVYHVLSREQGDADLLFGRIDREKTTQFLQKIVPAGRIDECFICGPEEMIVGVREALADAGVAPEKVHFELFATGAPKAAQGPSRPAGTDDQKSQVTVQLDGRAYRLDMSYYGDTILDAALAAGADAPYSCKNGMCSTCRARITEGTAAMDVNYSLSEDEIARGYVLTCQARPTAAQVAVDFDQ